From the Trifolium pratense cultivar HEN17-A07 linkage group LG4, ARS_RC_1.1, whole genome shotgun sequence genome, the window aaaaaaagaagatgatatgcataaaaataggaacaaaacaaactatatgcataaaaatagggaaaaaaataaaaatattatacaaagtttagtcaataaaaaatattatagaaagaatatagaaaaaataagtagaaaccgcataaaaataagatactcctatttttaattatagagaagaaataattaaaaaaagactctatcaaaaaagaaaaaaaaattaaaacataaaaaaaaatataaacaatatttttcataaaaaaagaagaagaaaagaaacataaacaatttactaccaagtttactactaacctcttcacaaaaaaaaatgtttactaATAACCACTAATAagaatataataaagttaattagtatcaaacttactaaattaccctaaatattaatattggtaataaaatttatagttctttttattaaaaatacacACGGGACTATTATTTTTCATtggaacataaaaaattgaagaaataaatttactagaaaaaatacaataattctccttatattttaacaatattatttaacaatttttttaaatatataattataaataaattttctagcttactataatgacaaacttaataTTGAATAAAATTCAATTGACCCGCAGGAGTTTTTAAACTAGtttaaagtaataaaaatagtttatgtgaATAGTGTGCGGTAATCAAGAGtaacactaaaaaaataaaagaaggatGGAGTAGTACCTTACTTTGAGTATTAAAAAGTGGGCATTTTGAATTGCTTTGATTAACGGAACATCCAATCTATATATATGTCCAGATATTGGTTGTGATCAAGTTGGATAAAATTTTAAGGCTGTCAGTGTCACCCCTGCCGCAATGAAGTTTCAAATCCTCCAAAAAGGAACACCCATTAAGAAGATTGTTGAAATCGTCCTTATTTACAAATTTAACACGAAGCAAATGAAGGGTTTTGAGCGATGGTAGATCAACAGAGATATTATCAACCGCCATCTCTACCCTCGACAATTTGAGAACAACGAGTGTTGGAAATCTAAAAATACTCGATGGTAAAGGGACATAGCAACTGATGTGGAGACTCTCCACTGGATGCCGTTTTATAGTTTCGATCCAACGTTGGAAGTTGAAACCGTCATAGTGGCTGGAATATGAGAGGTGGATCGTTTTGATAAGTCGGGTGGAGAGTGTGATTTTATCGACGAATTGCCAAAAGTGAAGGTAAGACTCTTCGTTGTCGACGGAATCATCATGGAAATGGAGACATGTGAGTAATTTAAAGAGTGAGGACCATCTTTTGGAGAGAATAGTTGCGGAGAAAGAATCTTTGATTGGAAGAAAAGAGAGTATGTGACACAATATGTCATCAGAAAAGTCGCTAATCCTATCAATGGGTGTTGACTTCTCCATCACGGCAAAACGGTAGTAACGTAGTGAATATTGATTTAGGgtttatttgtataaaaaagtcatgtgtgtgtgaattgaaatcaaattggcatttgaattataaataaaagtggGCCGGAGCCCTATTAGTTTcaatatttaaattgtaaataaattttttaatattttcagtAATTTAAATATTGAGTACtgaaatttatcaaaaaataaaataaaatattgagtaCTGAAACTAACTGAGTGGGTTGATCCTCATTCCTCAGCCTCTAACTACACAACCCAACAACTATTTGTGAACACAAGGAGGATGGTTTGAGAGAATTAAACAAGGGAAGTTCATTGTCTTACTTGCTTTCTAGTAATATATTGTGAGTAGTGAAGTTGGAATTGCATGCAGGTTCTGATATTTGTAAGTGAATTTGCGTTGAAAGGAAGAGctagaatgaatgaatgaatgagttGGTGATGGAACTGTGCGTGAGAGAGAAGGAAGGAGTGCTTGGGATGAATGTTTTCTGATTGATTGACGGCTGCTATTGCAAGCAACATCAGATTCTGCAGATAAAAATATGACACCTTAGTTCAGCCACTCTACACACGCACATTGAAACAACTTAAATAATtatgggtaaatgatcatttaccccctgcaaaataagcaaattttcgtttacccccttgcatatatttgttttctgtttacccccttgcaaaaaatagattccctcatttcgccccctgaGTGTACAACAGGACAAGTGACTATGCAAATctgttgacgtggcttgtacatgtggaaaaaattatttatatttattttttaaattccacgtcagataatatttttttaaaaaaataaaaaataatttttttcctacaaaataaaaaaaaaattctgttttttttccccaaaattttttaaaaaaattcctacaaaaaaaaaattaattttttttcatataaatgattttaaaaaaatttccaacaaaaaaaaattcctcccaaaataaaattttttttttttttcttattttgctcccaaaataaagatttactccgaaataaagtttatttccgaaataaaaattttaaagatttatttttaaactttttgaattaaaaaaaacataatctttattttttaaaaataaaactttattttttgttattctctttgaattaaaaaaaatagaaaaagatttccaaaaaaaatataaaatagaaaaacaagttttattggtgttttcctcttctatcaaaaccatttgccctaaaactagaaaaatataaagaagcagaagacaataatgaagtagaagatgatttcggcgattgaagaagacgacgacgaatacaatcatgacggtggaagcaaacgattacggcgaagattttgttttttttaattcaaaaagatttgaaaataaatctttatttttggagtaaaataagaaaattcgttttttattttattttaggaaaacaatactcaataattttgtacgaaaaagaaaagttatttctaggaaatgttttttaaaattttttttaaaaaaaaacaaaattcgttttttaaattttgtaggaaaaaaaatattttatttttattttttgaaaaaaaaatatctgacgtggaatttaaaaataaatataaatgatttttttccatgtgtacaagccacgtcagcaaatttgcacattcacttgtcctgctgtacacccagggggcgaaatgagagaatctattttttgcaggggggtaaacagaaaaaaaaattgtgcagggggtaaacgaaaatttccttattttgcaggggtaaaTGATTATTTAcccaataattattaaaaaagtcAAACAGTacatattgtcatatttttgtttgttacatTATGTTcacataacatttttctttttgattgtATATTCTTTGGTTAAGACCAATAGATATGCTCCACTTACGAGTACTTGCATTTTATTACTTCTTAATCAAAAGTCAAAACTAATGGATTCCAATGCTTACACCCAATTCGATTTTAATTTCAGGTCCAACTCTAATAATGCAATGATTATTGGTAATACTGCAATGATATATTGACAACCAAATTTTGCAACAAATGGACTACCTACCAACTCAAAGGATATATAATTTTGGCATTtcaacataaaaacaaaaataagaaataaaaacaaacaaaaacaaaaaaaataggaagaaCATAATAACAGTCATGCGTCCGTCGTCATTTTAACCTCCGCCATCAAACCACACCATCCACAACCACCATCATTGTTGTTGACCTCCACCACCATCAATGCTtctgagagagagagatagagagagatgTGAAAGAGACAACAACAGCCGGAGTGAGTGAGAGAGTTGTGGGGAGACACGACACTGGTGGCCGAAGGATGGTAGCCAGCGAACTAAAGAGaactgagagagagagagagagagagagagatagagagagagagagagagagagagagagagagagagagtgaggcAAAGCCGTGAAAGAGAAAGTGAGTTGGAGAAGAAAGTGTAAAGGGAATGGGAAAGAGAACAAAAAAGTGAACAAAATAAAAGGCGCGCTAAATTGCACTCTTTGCCCCTCTAtgtgaaaatataatttgtttgttaataTGCACTTACATGTTACAAGTATAATTCCCAGCTATGGCGTAAGAAACAGTGTCAGATGTGATTATAAAGTcacatttttaattgaattaatcTCCTTAAGATGTTTTTCCACGTGAAAATGGTTGATAAACAAATTGTGAAATCACTCCCCACGTATGTCAGTTCCCCACTCATCAGTTCAGGAGACCTCACGATTTCAGCCTACGCCATTTCAAAGTTCATCATTTCACGAATCTTGGGGCAGTTTGCAATTTCTAGGGCAAATGACTGAGAGCTTTATCATATCAAGAACTCGGCTATCGACCTACTGTTGATTTCCCTATTTAAATTGGAGTTTTACCTACTTACCGAGCTAGGTAAGTAATCTGTTACCTCAACTCAACTTAATGTTGCTAACATGGAATCGTCGAAAGTTTACATTGGGGAGAAATCCTTGGACACGAGGTTAATTCTTCTAAAACATAGGTCCGACTTAGCCTTGGATCTAAGGTAGCTCTCATGTCGATCTTCATGATCTCTAAAAGCCGTGCATTCTGTAAAATGTATTTTGCAAATCGAAGTTCATCTAGATGCCAACCTACATAGTTTACAGTACATGATTTGAGGTAAGATGAAATGCATTCAGGAACAAAATTTGGATATTTCCACTTTATGAACAAATCTCTCGGAGCCTCCATCTGcaaaatatatacacatataaaatttgtgaaatatactcaaagaaaagaagaaataaaacaaTCCACAAACACAAGAAAccttttcaaaagaaaaaatttgaagCTTGGGGCAATGTCGGAGCAGTTCCACTACATCATCCAAGCGCTTAAGGTTAGTAACGCTTAATTCAAGTTGGATTAAGTTTCGAAATATAGGAAAGTCCGTGTGATTAAACCTGTTGATCTACAATAAAAAGTtccttatgttaaaaaaaaaaaattgaatgtaaataacatatataatattcatattAAAATCAGTAGTAACTTACATCGAGTATTAAAAAGTGGACATTTTGAATTGCTTTACATATCGGAACATCCAATATATATGTCCAAATATTGGTTGTGATCAAGTTGGATAAAATTTTGAGGTTGTCAGTGTAACCCCTGCTTCTATTGTAAATATCAGTTTTAAAATCCTCCAAAATGGGACACCCATTAAGAACATTGTTGAAATTGtccctatttttaaaataaacaagaaaCAAATGTAGGGTTTTGAGAGAGGGTAGATTGACAGAGATATTATCAACCGATATCGTTACCTTCAACAATTTGAGAACAACAAGTGTTGAAAATCTAAAAATACTTGAAGGCAAGAGGATAGAGAAACTGATTTGGAGATTCTCCACCGGATGCCGTTTTATagtttcaatccaacggtcgaaTTTGAAACAGTCATGATGCCTATGACATGTGATTGTGAGGAGAATTCTTTTGATGAGTTGGGTGGAGAGTGTGATTGTGTCGACGAATTGCCAAAAGTGAAGGTAAGACTCTTTGTTGTCGGAAACGGAATAATCGGAGAAATCGAGAGCTGTGAGTAATTTAAAGAGTGAGGACCATCTTTTGGAGAGAAGAGTTGTGGAGAAAGAATCTTTGGTCGGAAGAAAAGAGAGTATGTGACACAATATGTCATCAGGTATGTTGCTAATCCTATCGATAGATGTTGAGTTCTCCATCATCATGACAAAACCTACGGTTCTGAATATTGATTTAGGGTTTACATATATTTGTATAATTAGGTCAGGTCAGGTGtgtgatataattttttttttttttatgaaggtgtgatttttttttttgttgtaaaattgtGTGATATAATTGAAAAGCTTTTCCGCTATCAAATTGGCATTTGAATAGACAGTTAGTTTCCATATTGAAAAACTTTTTAACCCTGATAGGGGGCCTTGAGGTGCTAactaaatataaaagatattaaGCAACTAGATTTGGTcgagtggtgagggatttggtagtatgttataggtttTTGGTTTGattcccagctcattgtaaacaaaaataaaaatataaaagatattaataatttatacaatGATATGCTAATTAAATATAGAAGATACTAATAATTTATAcaatgaatattttatattccttatttttaccatcagttt encodes:
- the LOC123922961 gene encoding F-box/FBD/LRR-repeat protein At4g26340-like, encoding MEKSTPIDRISDFSDDILCHILSFLPIKDSFSATILSKRWSSLFKLLTCLHFHDDSVDNEESYLHFWQFVDKITLSTRLIKTIHLSYSSHYDGFNFQRWIETIKRHPVESLHISCYVPLPSSIFRFPTLVVLKLSRVEMAVDNISVDLPSLKTLHLLRVKFVNKDDFNNLLNGCSFLEDLKLHCGRGSLPGPGPGPGPTVKSYYKDCPVLRNLIHLELSITNLGRLDDVVELLQYCPKLQILSFSKWKYPNSVPECISSSLRSFTTNYEGWEYDELRFAKYVLQNARLLEIMKIDMRVTSLYPRPNRLLVLEELSSSPMISSRCKLLTIP
- the LOC123922962 gene encoding putative FBD-associated F-box protein At3g50710 — encoded protein: MENSTSIDRISNIPDDILCHILSFLPTKDSFSTTLLSKRWSSLFKLLTALDFSDYSVSDNKESYLHFWQFVDTITLSTQLIKRILLTITCHRHHDCFKFDRWIETIKRHPVENLQISFSILLPSSIFRFSTLVVLKLLKVTISVDNISVNLPSLKTLHLFLVYFKNRDNFNNVLNGCPILEDFKTDIYNRSRGYTDNLKILSNLITTNIWTYILDVPICKAIQNVHFLILDINRFNHTDFPIFRNLIQLELSVTNLKRLDDVVELLRHCPKLQIFSFEKMEAPRDLFIKWKYPNFVPECISSYLKSCTVNYVGWHLDELRFAKYILQNARLLEIMKIDMRATLDPRLSRTYVLEELTSCPRISPQCKLSTIPC